In Piliocolobus tephrosceles isolate RC106 chromosome 4, ASM277652v3, whole genome shotgun sequence, the following are encoded in one genomic region:
- the LOC111526974 gene encoding protocadherin beta-14 isoform X2: MESAQDLDVGSNSLQNYTISPNSHFYIKIPDSSDRNIYPELVLDRALDYEQEAEIRLTLTALDGGSPPKSGTTLVLIKVLDINDNAPEFPQSLYEVQVPEDRPIGSWIVTISAKDLDAGNYGKISYTFFHASEDIRKTFEINPTSGEVNLRSPLDFEVIQSYTINIQATDGGGLSGKCTLLVKVMDINDNPPEVTISSITKRIPENASETLVALFSVVDQDSEDNGRMTCSIQDNLPFFLKPTFKNFFTLVSEKALDRESQAEYNITITVTDLGSPRLKTEYNITVQVSDVNDNAPAFTRTSYTLFVRENNSPALHIGSVSATDRDSGTNAQVTYSLLPPQDPHLPLASLVSINTDNGHLFALRSLDYEALQEFEFRVGATDRGSPALSSEALVRVLVLDANDNSPFVLYPLQNGSAPCTELVPRAAEPGYLVTKVVAVDGDSGQNAWLSYQLLKATEPGLFGVWAHNGEVRTARLLSERDAAKHKLVVLVKDNGEPPLSATATLHVLLVDGFSQPYLPLPEAASAQAQADSLTVYLVVALASVSSLFLLSVLLFVAVRLCRRSRAASVGRCSVPEGPFPGHLVDVSGTGTLSQSYQYQVCLTGGSGTNEFKFLKPIIPNFQVHDTGKNMGEIENFRNSFGFNIE; the protein is encoded by the coding sequence ATGGAGAGTGCTCAAGATTTGGATGTGGGAAGCAACAGTCTCCAAAACTACACAATTAGCCCCAATTCTCACTTCTACATTAAAATTCCAGACAGTAGTGACAGAAATATATACCCAGAGCTGGTCCTAGATAGAGCTTTAGATTATGAACAGGAAGCTGAAATCAGATTAACACTCACAGCACTGGATGGTGGATCCCCGCCCAAGTCTGGGACAACTTTGGTTCTCATTAAGGTGTTGGACATCAACGATAATGCCCCTGAGTTTCCTCAGAGTCTCTATGAGGTGCAAGTCCCCGAGGATAGACCCATTGGCTCCTGGATTGTCACCATCTCAGCTAAGGATCTGGATGCAGGAAACTATGGGAAAATATCTTACACATTTTTCCATGCATCAGAAGATATTcgtaaaacatttgaaattaatcCAACATCTGGGGAAGTTAATTTGAGATCACCCCTGGATTTTGAAGTGATACAGTCCTACACTATAAATATTCAGGCAACAGATGGTGGGGGTCTTTCAGGAAAATGTACCCTTCTAGTTAAAGTTATGGATATAAACGACAATCCACCAGAAGTGACCATATCGTCGATTACAAAGAGAATTCCAGAGAATGCCTCAGAGACCCTAGTAGCTCTTTTTAGTGTGGTAGACCAAGACTCTGAAGACAATGGGAGGATGACTTGCTCTATTCAAGATAACCTCCCTTTTTTCCTGAAACCGaccttcaagaactttttcacTCTAGTTTCTGAAAAAGCACTGGACAGAGAGAGCCAAGCAGAGTACAACATCACGATCACCGTCACAGACTTGGGGTCCCCCAGGCTGAAAACCGAGTACAACATAACCGTGCAGGTCTCCGACGTCAATGACAACGCCCCCGCCTTCACCCGAACCTCCTACACCCTGTTCGTCCGCGAGAACAACAGCCCCGCCCTGCACATTGGCAGCGTCAGCGCCACAGACAGAGACTCAGGCACCAACGCCCAGGTCACCTACTCGCTGCTGCCGCCCCAGGACCCGCACCTGCCTCTCGCCTCCCTAGTCTCCATCAACACAGACAACGGCCACCTGTTCGCCCTCCGATCGCTGGACTACGAGGCCCTGCAGGAGTTCGAGTTCCGCGTGGGCGCCACAGACCGCGGCTCCCCGGCGCTGAGCAGCGAGGCGCTGGTGCGCGTGCTGGTGCTGGATGCCAACGACAACTCGCCCTTCGTACTGTACCCGCTGCAGAACGGCTCCGCGCCCTGCACCGAGCTAGTGCCCCGGGCGGCCGAGCCGGGCTACCTGGTGACCAAGGTGGTGGCGGTGGACGGCGACTCGGGCCAGAACGCCTGGCTGTCGTACCAGCTGCTCAAGGCCACGGAGCCTGGGCTGTTCGGTGTGTGGGCGCACAATGGCGAGGTGCGCACAGCCAGGCTGCTGAGTGAGCGCGACGCGGCCAAGCACAAGCTGGTGGTGCTGGTCAAGGACAATGGCGAGCCTCCGCTCTCGGCCACCGCCACGCTACACGTACTCCTGGTGGACGGCTTCTCGCAGCCCTACCTGCCGCTCCCGGAGGCGGCCTCGGCCCAAGCCCAGGCCGACTCGCTCACCGTCTACCTGGTGGTGGCTTTGGCCTCAGTGTCGTCGCTGTTCCTCTTGTCGGTGCTCCTGTTCGTGGCGGTGCGGCTGTGCAGGAGGAGCAGGGCGGCCTCTGTGGGTCGCTGCTCAGTGCCCGAGGGCCCCTTTCCAGGACATCTGGTGGACGTGAGCGGCACCGGGACCCTGTCCCAGAGCTACCAGTACCAGGTGTGTCTGACAGGAGGTTCCGGGACAAATGAGTTCAAATTTCTGAAGCCGATTATCCCCAATTTTCAAGTTCATGACACTGGTAAGAATATGGGGGAAATTGAGAACTTTCGAAATAGCTTTGGATTTAACAttgaataa
- the LOC111526961 gene encoding protocadherin beta-18 yields the protein MEPGKGRAQRTRQVLLFFVFLGGSLVCSETWSYSTAEEMEVGTFIANVVKDMGLDVEDLVARGARVIFDDYKPYLRLDPQNGDLLLNEQLDREALCDLTEPCILHFQLLFENPLQFFRAELLVKDINDHTPTFLNNHILLKISEGTTLGTLFQIDSAQDLDVGKNGVQNYTISPNPHFHLKLRHSDEGRKYPELVLDQSLDREKESELSLTLTALDGGSPPRSGTTLINVVVLDINDNAPEFEKPVYEVHVPESSPLDSLIIRVSATDLDAGINGELSYSFSHVSRDVRKTFEIHPISGEVYLKAPLDFEIIQSYIINIQAIDGGSLSGKSNILVRVVDVNDNPPEIAMTSLTSPIPENSSPEMVVAVFSIRDQDSGDNGRMVCSIQDNLPFVLKPTFKNFYALVTEYPLDREIRNEYNITITVTDLGTPRLKTEHNITVLVSDVNDNAPAFTQTSYTLFVRENNSPALHIGSVSATDRDSGTNAQVTYSLLPPQDPHLPLPSLVSINADNGHLFALRSLDYEALQEFEFSVGATDQGSPALSSEALVRVLVLDANDNSPFVLYPPQNGSAPCTELAPWAAEPGYLVTKVVAVDGDSGQNSWLSYQLLKATEPGLFGVWAHNGEVRTARLLSERDAAKHRLVVLVKDNGEPPRSATATLHVLLVDGFSQPYLPLPEAAPAQVEADSLTIYLVVALASVSSLFLLSVLLFAAVRLCRSRTASVGRCSVPEGPFPGHLVDVSGTETLSQSYQYEVCLTGGSGTNEFKFLKPIIPNLLPRDSEMEKAPPF from the coding sequence ATGGAGCCGGGAAAGGGAAGAGCTCAGCGGACAAGGCAAgtgctgcttttctttgttttcctgggAGGGTCTTTGGTGTGTTCTGAGACCTGGAGCTATTCCACAGCAGAGGAAATGGAGGTCGGCACATTtatagccaacgtggtgaaagaCATGGGTTTGGATGTGGAAGACCTGGTTGCACGGGGCGCCAGAGTCATCTTTGACGACTATAAACCTTATTTGCGATTGGATCCACAAAACGGCGACTTGCTCTTAAATGAGCAGCTGGACCGGGAGGCACTTTGTGATCTCACAGAGCCTTGTATATTGCATTTCCAGCTGTTATTTGAAAATCCGTTGCAATTTTTTCGGGCTGAGCTTTTGGTCAAAGACATAAATGATCACACTCCCACGTTCCTAAATAATCATATACTTCTAAAAATCTCCGAAGGTACTACTCTAGGAACTTTATTCCAAATAGATAGTGCTCAGGACTTGGATGTGGGAAAGAATGGTGTTCAAAACTATACAATAAGTCCCAATCCCCATTTCCACCTTAAATTACGACATAGTGATGAGGGCAGAAAATATCCAGAGTTGGTACTGGACCAATCCCTGGATCGAGAAAAGGAGTCTGAGCTTAGTTTAACGCTAACAGCCTTGGATGGCGGGTCTCCGCCCAGGTCTGGGACTACACTGATTAACGTTGTGGTCCTGGACATCAATGACAATGCCCCTGAATTTGAGAAGCCAGTCTATGAAGTTCATGTACCTGAGAGCAGCCCTCTGGACTCCTTGATCATCAGAGTGTCTGCTACAGATTTAGATGCAGGAATAAATGGAGAACTGTCTTATTCATTTTCCCACGTCTCCAGAGATGTACGGAAAACATTTGAAATCCATCCAATTTCTGGCGAAGTCTATTTAAAAGCACCTCTGGATTTCGAGATTATTCAATCTTACATCATAAACATTCAGGCCATTGACGGTGGGAGCCTTTctggaaaatcaaacattttagTTCGGGTTGTAGATGTGAATGACAACCCGCCAGAAATAGCCATGACATCTCTTACCAGCCCCATACCGGAAAACTCTTCACCTGAGATGGTGGTCGCTGTCTTCAGCATACGAGACCAAGACTCTGGAGACAATGGGAGAATGGTTTGCTCAATTCAGGACAACCTCCCCTTTGTCCTGAAGCCTACCTTCAAGAATTTTTACGCTCTGGTAACAGAGTACCCACTGGACAGAGAGATCAGAAATGAATATAACATCACCATCACCGTGACCGACTTGGGGACACCCAGGCTGAAAACCGAGCACAACATAACCGTGCTGGTCTCCGACGTCAATGACAACGCCCCCGCCTTCACCCAAACCTCCTACACCCTGTTCGTCCGCGAGAACAACAGCCCCGCCCTGCACATCGGCAGCGTCAGCGCCACAGACAGAGACTCAGGCACCAATGCCCAGGTCACCTACTCGCTGCTACCGCCCCAGGACCCgcacctgcccctcccctccctggtCTCCATCAACGCAGACAACGGCCACCTATTCGCCCTCAGGTCGCTGGACTACGAGGCCTTGCAGGAGTTCGAGTTCTCCGTGGGAGCCACAGACCAAGGGTCCCCGGCGCTGAGCAGCGAGGCGCTGGTCCGCGTGCTGGTGCTGGACGCCAACGACAACTCGCCCTTCGTGCTGTACCCACCGCAGAACGGCTCCGCGCCCTGCACCGAGCTGGCGCCCTGGGCCGCCGAGCCGGGCTACCTGGTGACCAAGGTGGTGGCGGTGGACGGCGACTCGGGTCAGAACTCCTGGCTGTCGTACCAGCTGCTCAAGGCTACGGAGCCCGGGCTGTTCGGTGTGTGGGCGCACAATGGCGAGGTGCGCACCGCCAGGCTGCTGAGTGAGCGCGACGCGGCCAAGCACAGGCTGGTGGTGCTGGTCAAGGACAATGGCGAGCCTCCGCGCTCGGCCACCGCCACGCTACACGTGCTCCTGGTGGACGGCTTCTCCCAGCCCTACCTGCCTCTCCCTGAGGCGGCCCCGGCCCAGGTGGAGGCCGACTCGCTCACCATCTACCTGGTGGTGGCGTTGGCCTCGGTGTCGTCGCTCTTCCTCTTGTCGGTGCTCCTGTTCGCGGCGGTGCGGCTGTGCAGGAGCAGGACGGCCTCGGTGGGTCGCTGCTCGGTGCCCGAGGGCCCCTTTCCAGGGCATCTGGTGGACGTGAGCGGCACCGAGACCCTGTCCCAGAGCTACCAGTACGAGGTGTGTCTGACGGGAGGCTCCGGGACAAACGAGTTCAAGTTCCTGAAGCCGATAATTCCCAATCTGCTGCCCCGGGACAGCGAAATGGAGAAAGCCCCACCTTTCTGA
- the LOC111526974 gene encoding protocadherin beta-14 isoform X1 has product MEIRGSLDLRKRQVLIFLVLLGLSRADTESAHYSVAEETEIGSFVANLARDLGLGVEELSSREARVVSDDNKKYLHLDLLTGDLLLNEKLDRDELCGSTEPCVLHFQVVLENPLQFFRVELHVKDINDHSPTFLDKEILIKISEGTIIGTTFLMESAQDLDVGSNSLQNYTISPNSHFYIKIPDSSDRNIYPELVLDRALDYEQEAEIRLTLTALDGGSPPKSGTTLVLIKVLDINDNAPEFPQSLYEVQVPEDRPIGSWIVTISAKDLDAGNYGKISYTFFHASEDIRKTFEINPTSGEVNLRSPLDFEVIQSYTINIQATDGGGLSGKCTLLVKVMDINDNPPEVTISSITKRIPENASETLVALFSVVDQDSEDNGRMTCSIQDNLPFFLKPTFKNFFTLVSEKALDRESQAEYNITITVTDLGSPRLKTEYNITVQVSDVNDNAPAFTRTSYTLFVRENNSPALHIGSVSATDRDSGTNAQVTYSLLPPQDPHLPLASLVSINTDNGHLFALRSLDYEALQEFEFRVGATDRGSPALSSEALVRVLVLDANDNSPFVLYPLQNGSAPCTELVPRAAEPGYLVTKVVAVDGDSGQNAWLSYQLLKATEPGLFGVWAHNGEVRTARLLSERDAAKHKLVVLVKDNGEPPLSATATLHVLLVDGFSQPYLPLPEAASAQAQADSLTVYLVVALASVSSLFLLSVLLFVAVRLCRRSRAASVGRCSVPEGPFPGHLVDVSGTGTLSQSYQYQVCLTGGSGTNEFKFLKPIIPNFQVHDTGKNMGEIENFRNSFGFNIE; this is encoded by the coding sequence ATGGAGATCAGAGGGTCACTCGATCTGCGAAAAAGGCAAGTTCTAATATTCCTTGTTTTGCTGGGATTGTCTCGGGCAGATACTGAATCTGCACACTATTCTGtggcagaggaaacagaaattGGCTCTTTTGTGGCTAATCTAGCGAGGGACctagggctgggggtggaggagcTGTCTTCACGTGAAGCCCGGGTGGTGTCTGatgataataaaaagtatttgcaCCTTGATTTGCTGACTGGCGATTTGCTCCTAAATGAGAAACTAGACCGAGATGAGCTGTGTGGCTCCACCGAGCCCTGTGTGCTGCATTTTCAGGTGGTTTTGGAAAACCCTTTACAGTTTTTTCGGGTTGAGCTGCATGTCAAAGACATAAATGATCACTCCCCTACATTCCTAGACAAGgaaatacttattaaaatatcAGAAGGTACCATTATTGGAACTACATTCCTAATGGAGAGTGCTCAAGATTTGGATGTGGGAAGCAACAGTCTCCAAAACTACACAATTAGCCCCAATTCTCACTTCTACATTAAAATTCCAGACAGTAGTGACAGAAATATATACCCAGAGCTGGTCCTAGATAGAGCTTTAGATTATGAACAGGAAGCTGAAATCAGATTAACACTCACAGCACTGGATGGTGGATCCCCGCCCAAGTCTGGGACAACTTTGGTTCTCATTAAGGTGTTGGACATCAACGATAATGCCCCTGAGTTTCCTCAGAGTCTCTATGAGGTGCAAGTCCCCGAGGATAGACCCATTGGCTCCTGGATTGTCACCATCTCAGCTAAGGATCTGGATGCAGGAAACTATGGGAAAATATCTTACACATTTTTCCATGCATCAGAAGATATTcgtaaaacatttgaaattaatcCAACATCTGGGGAAGTTAATTTGAGATCACCCCTGGATTTTGAAGTGATACAGTCCTACACTATAAATATTCAGGCAACAGATGGTGGGGGTCTTTCAGGAAAATGTACCCTTCTAGTTAAAGTTATGGATATAAACGACAATCCACCAGAAGTGACCATATCGTCGATTACAAAGAGAATTCCAGAGAATGCCTCAGAGACCCTAGTAGCTCTTTTTAGTGTGGTAGACCAAGACTCTGAAGACAATGGGAGGATGACTTGCTCTATTCAAGATAACCTCCCTTTTTTCCTGAAACCGaccttcaagaactttttcacTCTAGTTTCTGAAAAAGCACTGGACAGAGAGAGCCAAGCAGAGTACAACATCACGATCACCGTCACAGACTTGGGGTCCCCCAGGCTGAAAACCGAGTACAACATAACCGTGCAGGTCTCCGACGTCAATGACAACGCCCCCGCCTTCACCCGAACCTCCTACACCCTGTTCGTCCGCGAGAACAACAGCCCCGCCCTGCACATTGGCAGCGTCAGCGCCACAGACAGAGACTCAGGCACCAACGCCCAGGTCACCTACTCGCTGCTGCCGCCCCAGGACCCGCACCTGCCTCTCGCCTCCCTAGTCTCCATCAACACAGACAACGGCCACCTGTTCGCCCTCCGATCGCTGGACTACGAGGCCCTGCAGGAGTTCGAGTTCCGCGTGGGCGCCACAGACCGCGGCTCCCCGGCGCTGAGCAGCGAGGCGCTGGTGCGCGTGCTGGTGCTGGATGCCAACGACAACTCGCCCTTCGTACTGTACCCGCTGCAGAACGGCTCCGCGCCCTGCACCGAGCTAGTGCCCCGGGCGGCCGAGCCGGGCTACCTGGTGACCAAGGTGGTGGCGGTGGACGGCGACTCGGGCCAGAACGCCTGGCTGTCGTACCAGCTGCTCAAGGCCACGGAGCCTGGGCTGTTCGGTGTGTGGGCGCACAATGGCGAGGTGCGCACAGCCAGGCTGCTGAGTGAGCGCGACGCGGCCAAGCACAAGCTGGTGGTGCTGGTCAAGGACAATGGCGAGCCTCCGCTCTCGGCCACCGCCACGCTACACGTACTCCTGGTGGACGGCTTCTCGCAGCCCTACCTGCCGCTCCCGGAGGCGGCCTCGGCCCAAGCCCAGGCCGACTCGCTCACCGTCTACCTGGTGGTGGCTTTGGCCTCAGTGTCGTCGCTGTTCCTCTTGTCGGTGCTCCTGTTCGTGGCGGTGCGGCTGTGCAGGAGGAGCAGGGCGGCCTCTGTGGGTCGCTGCTCAGTGCCCGAGGGCCCCTTTCCAGGACATCTGGTGGACGTGAGCGGCACCGGGACCCTGTCCCAGAGCTACCAGTACCAGGTGTGTCTGACAGGAGGTTCCGGGACAAATGAGTTCAAATTTCTGAAGCCGATTATCCCCAATTTTCAAGTTCATGACACTGGTAAGAATATGGGGGAAATTGAGAACTTTCGAAATAGCTTTGGATTTAACAttgaataa